One Alphaproteobacteria bacterium genomic window carries:
- the recA gene encoding recombinase RecA gives PTYAKKLGVDVDNLLISQPDAGEQALEITDTLVRSGAIDVLVVDSVAALVPRAELEGEMGDSHVGLQARLMSQALRKLTSSIARSQCLVIFINQIRMKIGIMFGNPETTTGGNALKFYASVRLDIRRIGAIKDKDEVVGNQTRVKVVKNKVAPPFKVVEFDIMYGEGISKTGELVDLGVKANIIEKSGAWFSYNGQRIGQGRENAKQFLKENKEMAAEIDRMIRSNAGIVANALMGSPEDGEAAEAGE, from the coding sequence ATCCGACCTATGCAAAAAAGCTAGGCGTCGATGTGGACAACCTCCTCATCTCGCAACCGGACGCGGGCGAGCAGGCGCTTGAAATCACCGATACCCTCGTTCGCTCGGGCGCCATCGACGTGCTCGTGGTCGACAGCGTGGCAGCCCTCGTGCCGCGGGCCGAACTTGAAGGCGAAATGGGCGATTCCCATGTCGGGCTTCAAGCCCGCCTGATGAGCCAGGCCTTGCGCAAGCTCACAAGCTCGATCGCGCGCTCCCAATGCCTCGTAATCTTCATCAATCAGATCCGGATGAAAATCGGCATCATGTTCGGCAATCCCGAGACGACGACGGGCGGCAATGCGCTCAAGTTCTATGCCTCGGTTCGGCTCGACATCCGTCGCATCGGCGCCATCAAGGACAAGGACGAAGTGGTCGGCAACCAGACTCGCGTCAAGGTCGTGAAGAACAAGGTGGCCCCACCTTTCAAAGTGGTCGAATTCGACATCATGTACGGCGAAGGTATCTCCAAGACGGGCGAATTGGTCGATCTCGGAGTCAAGGCCAACATCATCGAGAAGTCGGGTGCGTGGTTCTCCTACAACGGTCAGCGCATCGGTCAGGGCCGCGAGAACGCCAAGCAATTCCTCAAGGAGAACAAGGAAATGGCCGCCGAGATCGACCGTATGATCCGCTCGAACGCCGGCATCGTGGCGAACGCCCTCATGGGCTCTCCGGAGGACGGCGAGGCGGCCGAAGCCGGCGAATAG
- the alaS gene encoding alanine--tRNA ligase has protein sequence MTTTNEVRTTFLEFFRRHGHEVVPSSSLVPRNDPTLLFTNAGMVQFKSVFTGVEKRPYQRAATAQKCVRAGGKHNDLENVGYTARHHTFFEMLGNFSFGDYFKERAIELAWALITKDYGLPKDRLTATVYSEDDEAFGLWRKIAGLPESRIIRIATSDNFWAMGDTGPCGPCSEIFFDHGEGIPGGPPGSADADGDRFIEIWNLVFMQFEQIEPGKRISLPKPSIDTGMGLERITAVLQGKHDNYDIDLMRGLIENSAEMSHTAPDGPHAVSHRVIADHLRATSFLIADGVLPSNEGRGYVLRRIMRRAMRHAHIIGCKEPLMWRLVPALVERMGAAYPELLRAQPLIAETLKLEETRFKEMLGRGLRLLEEATSSLDPGKPLPGEVAFRLYDTYGFPLDLTQDVLRADGRKADVEGFNVAMERQRAEARKAWAGSGEQATDKLWYELREKCGATEFLGYETTAAEGVVQAILVSGKSVQSADRGLKVQLILNQTPFYGESGGQMGDSGVIFGADRLEIAISDTQKRAGDLFVHDGEITSGKLAVGQAVEMRVDAERRDRLRANHSATHLLHQALRRVLGEHVTQKGSLVAPERLRFDFSHPKPMASEEILAVESEVNFRVRQNTDVATRLMTPGAAVEAGALALFGEKYGDEVRVVSMGAEKDGAFSTELCGGTHVRRTGDIGFFKLVSEAALAAGVRRIEALTGQAAGDYVEHEEALLQGAAAALKVAPNDVPARVSNLIDERKRLEREITEMRKKLAAGGGTVAAPTARNVGGVKFAARKLDGVPARELKAMADTLKRQVGSGVVAIAAEAEGKASLVVGITEDLTDKLNAVDFVRVGAEKLGGKGGGGRPDMAQAGGPDVTALQAALDAIEAALARHG, from the coding sequence ATGACGACCACGAACGAAGTCCGCACGACCTTCCTTGAGTTTTTCAGGCGACACGGCCACGAAGTCGTGCCGTCGAGTTCACTTGTCCCGCGCAACGACCCGACTCTGCTCTTCACCAATGCCGGCATGGTGCAGTTCAAGAGCGTCTTTACGGGCGTCGAAAAGCGGCCGTACCAACGCGCGGCAACGGCACAGAAATGCGTGCGTGCCGGCGGCAAACACAACGATCTCGAAAATGTCGGCTACACCGCACGCCATCACACCTTTTTCGAGATGCTTGGCAATTTTTCTTTCGGCGACTATTTCAAGGAGCGCGCCATCGAGCTTGCCTGGGCTTTGATCACGAAGGACTATGGCCTGCCTAAAGATCGGCTCACCGCAACCGTCTATTCGGAGGATGACGAGGCATTCGGCCTTTGGAGGAAAATCGCGGGGCTTCCCGAAAGTCGCATCATCCGCATCGCGACCTCGGACAATTTCTGGGCCATGGGAGATACGGGGCCGTGCGGGCCCTGCTCGGAGATCTTTTTCGACCACGGTGAAGGTATTCCGGGCGGGCCGCCCGGCAGTGCCGACGCGGACGGCGATCGTTTCATCGAAATCTGGAATCTCGTCTTCATGCAGTTCGAGCAGATCGAGCCGGGCAAGCGGATTTCACTGCCCAAGCCCTCGATCGACACGGGCATGGGGCTCGAGCGCATAACCGCGGTCCTCCAGGGCAAGCACGACAATTACGATATCGATCTCATGCGCGGCCTTATCGAGAACTCGGCGGAAATGAGCCATACCGCCCCCGACGGGCCGCATGCGGTGTCGCATCGGGTAATCGCGGATCATTTGCGCGCAACCTCCTTCCTCATTGCCGACGGCGTGCTGCCGTCGAACGAGGGACGCGGCTATGTGTTGCGCCGGATCATGCGCAGAGCTATGCGCCATGCCCACATCATCGGCTGCAAGGAGCCTCTCATGTGGCGGCTTGTCCCGGCACTCGTCGAGAGGATGGGGGCTGCCTACCCCGAACTGCTGCGCGCCCAGCCGCTCATTGCCGAGACGCTCAAACTCGAAGAGACTCGGTTCAAGGAGATGTTGGGCCGGGGTTTGCGCCTGCTCGAGGAGGCGACCTCGTCGCTCGATCCCGGCAAGCCGCTTCCAGGCGAGGTGGCGTTCAGGCTTTATGACACGTATGGCTTCCCCCTCGATCTTACCCAAGACGTGCTGCGCGCGGATGGCCGCAAAGCCGATGTCGAGGGCTTCAACGTCGCGATGGAACGTCAGCGTGCAGAAGCGCGCAAGGCGTGGGCGGGTTCGGGCGAGCAGGCGACCGACAAGCTGTGGTACGAGCTGCGGGAGAAATGCGGCGCCACGGAGTTTCTCGGGTATGAAACGACAGCCGCCGAGGGTGTCGTGCAAGCAATTCTCGTGAGCGGCAAGTCGGTCCAGAGTGCTGATCGCGGTTTGAAAGTGCAGCTCATCCTCAATCAAACGCCGTTTTATGGGGAGTCGGGCGGGCAGATGGGCGATAGCGGCGTTATTTTCGGGGCGGACCGGCTTGAAATCGCAATTTCGGACACGCAGAAGAGGGCAGGCGATCTCTTCGTTCATGACGGCGAAATCACGTCGGGTAAGCTCGCCGTCGGACAGGCCGTCGAAATGCGCGTTGACGCGGAGCGCCGCGACCGCCTGCGGGCCAATCACTCGGCGACCCACCTTTTGCACCAGGCTTTACGCCGCGTGCTCGGCGAGCACGTGACCCAAAAGGGCTCGCTCGTGGCGCCCGAGCGATTACGCTTCGATTTCAGTCATCCCAAGCCAATGGCGAGCGAGGAGATCCTCGCCGTCGAGTCGGAAGTCAATTTCCGGGTGCGTCAGAATACCGACGTCGCCACGCGCCTTATGACGCCCGGTGCGGCCGTCGAGGCCGGAGCCTTGGCGCTCTTCGGTGAAAAGTACGGCGACGAGGTGCGCGTCGTCTCGATGGGTGCAGAGAAGGACGGCGCCTTTTCGACCGAACTTTGCGGCGGCACCCATGTGCGCCGCACTGGCGATATCGGCTTCTTCAAGCTCGTGAGCGAGGCGGCCCTTGCAGCGGGTGTTCGCCGCATCGAGGCATTGACCGGCCAGGCCGCGGGCGACTACGTCGAACACGAGGAAGCCTTGCTCCAGGGCGCTGCCGCAGCTCTCAAGGTCGCGCCGAACGACGTGCCAGCGCGTGTCTCGAACCTGATCGACGAGCGCAAGCGGCTCGAGCGCGAGATCACCGAAATGCGAAAAAAGCTTGCGGCCGGCGGTGGGACGGTTGCGGCGCCTACGGCCAGGAACGTGGGTGGGGTCAAGTTCGCTGCGCGCAAGCTCGACGGTGTGCCCGCGCGCGAATTGAAGGCGATGGCCGACACGCTCAAACGCCAAGTGGGCTCGGGCGTGGTTGCGATTGCCGCGGAGGCAGAAGGCAAAGCCTCCCTCGTCGTCGGTATCACGGAGGATCTTACCGACAAGCTCAATGCAGTCGATTTCGTGCGCGTCGGGGCGGAAAAGCTTGGCGGGAAGGGTGGGGGAGGAAGGCCCGATATGGCCCAGGCGGGCGGCCCTGACGTCACGGCACTGCAGGCAGCTCTCGACGCAATCGAGGCGGCCCTCGCCCGGCACGGCTGA